In Hermetia illucens chromosome 1, iHerIll2.2.curated.20191125, whole genome shotgun sequence, one genomic interval encodes:
- the LOC119646602 gene encoding neprilysin-4-like → MRLRAGEMVALKCLVIWTVILISYISAIYSSPVQSENTENHVYDPANYMNNFQTLRQFWKGEGTFEEIRHAQGEVMKKFMDPTVDPCEDFYSYACGNWDKFNPVPEDEGDFSMFTIVYNNLNDILRDSLMEDILEDTTEDDAMNKAKNFYRSCMNLDVLKQRGLQPLMQFVEDYGGWPALHSKQDESDYDWVNITAHFSLLGRNILLHTSVTEDLKNSNENIIYFYEPMLGLQNRDDYLLESNALHLAAYRNFTETVLTLLGVAPEEAAKTAKEIVDFEIQLAKIQTDQKSRPDIREMYQRTTVGQFEQKHPTINLTKYLSIVQEKTITVEQPIVLLTEKYIDYLLELLAATDNRTIANYIMFRGTKELLPYLDDRFSQSMLKLDEALTGQRISAPRWKDCVKETNDQMGMAVSAIFVRKYFDETSKKEVTEMTNNLRKAFQDILTDATWIDEETKKVAMKKAEAIRLEVGYPEFILNSKSLNAEYEGISIHPEQYFENSLNLVRHEVRIERQKLNHQVNKNEWPMPPSVVNAFFEQTKNRIIIPAGILQLPFYHHHFPKSLKYGGIGILIGHELTHGFDDRGRNFDLEGNMENWWTDDSIKSFKESAQCFVTQYNNYSYNGKNLYGASSQGENIADNGGMRQSFYAYRKWLKQNEDSDEMKYETFPQINLTNTQLFFLTFAQTWCSSIRPEAVETFVGTNRHCPGKYRAIGTLSNFDEFAKEFNCPAGSPMNPTRKCKIW, encoded by the coding sequence ATGCGGTTGAGAGCAGGTGAAATGGTCGCGTTAAAGTGTTTAGTGATATGGACAGTGATACTAATATCTTATATTAGTGCAATCTATAGTAGTCCCGTGCAATCTGAAAATACGGAAAACCATGTGTACGATCCTGCTAATTATATGAATAATTTCCAAACGTTAAGGCAGTTTTGGAAAGGTGAGGGGACCTTTGAGGAAATCCGACATGCCCAGGGGGAAGTGATGAAAAAGTTCATGGATCCAACGGTTGACCCTTGCGAAGATTTTTACAGTTACGCATGTGGtaactgggacaaattcaatcCAGTACCGGAAGATGAGGGTGACTTCAGTATGTTTACTATTGTCTACAATAATCTGAATGACATCCTAAGGGACTCCCTAATGGAGGATATATTGGAAGATACCACCGAAGATGACGCTATGAATAAAGCGAAAAACTTTTATAGGTCCTGTATGAATTTGGATGTTCTGAAACAGAGAGGACTGCAGCCTTTAATGCAATTCGTCGAAGACTACGGTGGTTGGCCCGCTCTGCATTCGAAGCAGGATGAGAGTGATTACGATTGGGTCAATATCACAGCACACTTTTCTCTGCTGGGAAGGAATATACTACTTCACACGTCTGTCACCGAAGATTTGAAGAACTCCAACGAAAACATAATTTACTTCTACGAACCGATGCTTGGCCTACAAAATCGAGATGACTATTTACTGGAGTCAAATGCCCTGCATTTAGCGGCCTACAGGAATTTCACCGAAACAGTCCTCACACTTCTTGGCGTTGCTCCTGAAGAAGCGGCAAAAACAGCTAAGGAAATAGTAGATTTTGAAATTCAACTTGCTAAAATCCAAACTGATCAAAAAAGTCGACCCGATATCAGGGAAATGTACCAACGAACGACTGTGGGGCAATTTGAACAAAAGCACCCCACAATCAACTTGACTAAATACCTATCGATTGTTCAGGAGAAAACGATCACCGTTGAACAACCCATAGTGCTTTTGACAGAGAAATACATAGATTACTTACTGGAGTTATTGGCGGCTACAGATAACAGGACAATTGCGAACTATATCATGTTTAGGGGAACAAAAGAACTACTACCCTACCTGGATGATCGTTTCAGTCAAAGCATGTTGAAATTGGACGAAGCCTTAACTGGTCAGAGGATTTCGGCCCCTAGGTGGAAAGATTGTGTGAAAGAAACTAATGATCAGATGGGAATGGCAGTGAGTGCGATTTTCGTAAGGAAATATTTTGATGAGACCAGCAAGAAGGAAGTAACTGAAATGACAAACAATTTGAGGAAAGCCTTCcaggatattctaaccgatgcaACTTGGATAGATGAAGAAACCAAGAAAGTGGCTATGAAAAAAGCAGAAGCAATAAGATTAGAAGTTGGGTATCctgaatttattttaaattcaaaGAGCTTGAATGCGGAATACGAAGGCATAAGTATCCATCCAGagcaatattttgaaaactcCCTGAATCTTGTCCGTCATGAGGTCAGGATAGAACGACAGAAATTGAATCACCAAGTAAACAAGAACGAATGGCCTATGCCACCTTCAGTTGTTAACGCCTTTTTTGAACAAACTAAAAACCGAATAATCATCCCAGCTGGTATCCTTCAACTTCCTTTCTATCATCACCATTTTCCAAAGTCTCTAAAATATGGAGGAATAGGTATTTTAATTGGCCATGAACTAACGCACGGTTTCGACGATCGCGGTCGTAATTTCGACCTTGAAGGCAACATGGAAAACTGGTGGACAGACGACTCCATCAAGTCCTTCAAGGAAAGTGCACAATGCTTCGTTACACAATACAATAATTACAGCTACAACGGCAAAAACCTATATGGAGCCAGCTCGCAAGGAGAAAATATCGCAGACAACGGAGGAATGCGGCAGTCCTTCTATGCTTACCGAAAATGGTTGAAACAAAACGAGGACTCCGACGAGATGAAATACGAGACGTTTCCGCAAATTAATTTAACCAACACTCAACTCTTCTTCCTAACTTTCGCCCAAACTTGGTGCAGCTCTATTCGACCGGAAGCTGTGGAAACTTTTGTTGGGACGAATCGGCATTGTCCTGGTAAATATCGTGCCATTGGAACGTTATCGAATTTTGACGAGTTTGCCAAAGAGTTTAATTGTCCGGCCGGTAGCCCGATGAACCCCACTCGAAAGtgtaaaatttggtag